In Harmonia axyridis chromosome 6, icHarAxyr1.1, whole genome shotgun sequence, a single window of DNA contains:
- the LOC123683313 gene encoding hydroxyacylglutathione hydrolase, mitochondrial isoform X1, giving the protein MFKLASRYLPGRVIQGVSAVYFKGLSFYNNGLRNSHSSSAEHKFEGMGVTVLPALSDNYMYLIVDENTRQAAVVDPVEPQKVLDAVARQNVNLTKILTTHHHWDHAGGNQELVKRSRNTLQVFGGDDRIGALTNKVQDGDCFNIGDTTVECIYTPCHTSGHICYLVKTPCQDPVVFTGDTLFIAGCGRFFEGTAEQMCVSLLEKLGKLPGNTKIFCGHEYTLQNLKFANHVEPNNQEIIKKIEWACNKRERGEPTVPSTIYEEKLINPFMRVGERTVQHHASCYDLVETMRTIRREKDNFK; this is encoded by the exons atgttcaaattggcAAGTAGATATTTACCTGGGAGAGTTATACAAGGTGTAAGCGCTGTTTACTTCAAAG GTTTATCGTTCTACAACAACGGTTTGAGAAATTCACACAGTTCAAGCGCCGAACATAAATTTGAAGGTATGGGTGTCACAGTTTTACCAGCTCTATCTGACAACTATATGTATTTG ATCGTCGATGAAAACACCAGGCAAGCTGCAGTAGTTGACCCAGTGGAACCACAAAAGGTTTTAGATGCGGTTGCAAGACAAAATGTTAACctgacaaaaattttgacaACTCACCATCATTG GGATCATGCTGGTGGAAATCAAGAACTTGTGAAGAGATCCAGAAACACTCTTCAGGTGTTTGGTGGTGACGACAGAATTGGAGCTCTAACTAACAAAGTACAGGATGGAGATTGCTTCAACATTGGTGATACAACAGTGGAATGTATTTACACACCTTGTCACACTAGCGGACACATTTGTTACCTTGTTAAAACTCCTTGTCAGGATCCTGTAGTTTTCACTG GGGACACTCTATTCATTGCAGGCTGTGGCAGATTCTTCGAAGGCACAGCTGAGCAAATGTGCGTTTCTTTACTGGAAAAACTAGGAAAACTGCCGGGTAACACTAAAATCTTTTGCGGTCATGAATACACTTTACAAAATTTGAAGTTTGCTAACCATGTAGAGCCTAACAACCAAGAAATAATCAAGAAAATAGAATGGGCCTGCAATAAAAGAGAACGTGGTGAACCAACT gtaccCTCAACAATCTATGAAGAAAAACTGATAAATCCCTTCATGAGAGTAGGAGAGAGGACGGTACAGCATCACGCTTCCTGCTACGACCTTGTGGAGACTATGAGGACTATTCGAAGAGAAAAAGataattttaaatga
- the LOC123683313 gene encoding hydroxyacylglutathione hydrolase, mitochondrial isoform X2, protein MGVTVLPALSDNYMYLIVDENTRQAAVVDPVEPQKVLDAVARQNVNLTKILTTHHHWDHAGGNQELVKRSRNTLQVFGGDDRIGALTNKVQDGDCFNIGDTTVECIYTPCHTSGHICYLVKTPCQDPVVFTGDTLFIAGCGRFFEGTAEQMCVSLLEKLGKLPGNTKIFCGHEYTLQNLKFANHVEPNNQEIIKKIEWACNKRERGEPTVPSTIYEEKLINPFMRVGERTVQHHASCYDLVETMRTIRREKDNFK, encoded by the exons ATGGGTGTCACAGTTTTACCAGCTCTATCTGACAACTATATGTATTTG ATCGTCGATGAAAACACCAGGCAAGCTGCAGTAGTTGACCCAGTGGAACCACAAAAGGTTTTAGATGCGGTTGCAAGACAAAATGTTAACctgacaaaaattttgacaACTCACCATCATTG GGATCATGCTGGTGGAAATCAAGAACTTGTGAAGAGATCCAGAAACACTCTTCAGGTGTTTGGTGGTGACGACAGAATTGGAGCTCTAACTAACAAAGTACAGGATGGAGATTGCTTCAACATTGGTGATACAACAGTGGAATGTATTTACACACCTTGTCACACTAGCGGACACATTTGTTACCTTGTTAAAACTCCTTGTCAGGATCCTGTAGTTTTCACTG GGGACACTCTATTCATTGCAGGCTGTGGCAGATTCTTCGAAGGCACAGCTGAGCAAATGTGCGTTTCTTTACTGGAAAAACTAGGAAAACTGCCGGGTAACACTAAAATCTTTTGCGGTCATGAATACACTTTACAAAATTTGAAGTTTGCTAACCATGTAGAGCCTAACAACCAAGAAATAATCAAGAAAATAGAATGGGCCTGCAATAAAAGAGAACGTGGTGAACCAACT gtaccCTCAACAATCTATGAAGAAAAACTGATAAATCCCTTCATGAGAGTAGGAGAGAGGACGGTACAGCATCACGCTTCCTGCTACGACCTTGTGGAGACTATGAGGACTATTCGAAGAGAAAAAGataattttaaatga